The Brevibacillus brevis genome contains a region encoding:
- a CDS encoding MFS transporter, translating to MQTEPQQQSAEKVLRVLVFTLMITVMSATMFNIVLPQIRTEFHLSFSQVSWVTSAFLLIYAVGTVMYGKLADSYKLKHLLTFGLIVFAIGSLIGFFAHNYGMVLLGRIVQAAGAAVVPATSSIIPVRYFPPESRGRALGISMTGMAIGSALGPVLSSLLVSLLDWRWLFCMPLFTLFAVPYFRKYLQEEEREAVKMDWIGGGLLAITIALLLLAITNQSLLLAVGCILSFLLFLVRIRTTAEPFIRPSLFRSKRYSLGLVIAFLMIGSGYSFAFLSPQLLANVNHLAPGLIGFVMVPGAIVTAFLGKKAGILADKKGNSYLFYTASALLLSSFILFSSFAGVSPFLIAVFLIFGNVGLSFMMISMSNAISQSLPKEQIGVGMGLLAMLNFIAGALAATLYGKSIDGGAAVSWNLLNSYPGASVYSNIYSALVLVILGLACLYYRQFGRSSVRGFN from the coding sequence ATGCAAACCGAACCACAACAACAATCTGCTGAAAAAGTTCTTCGCGTACTCGTGTTTACCCTCATGATTACGGTGATGAGTGCTACGATGTTCAATATCGTGTTACCGCAAATCAGGACAGAATTTCATTTATCCTTTAGCCAAGTAAGCTGGGTTACGTCCGCCTTTTTGTTAATCTATGCGGTCGGAACCGTGATGTACGGAAAGCTAGCCGATTCCTACAAGCTCAAACATTTGCTTACATTCGGTTTAATTGTGTTTGCTATCGGCTCCCTTATCGGATTTTTTGCCCATAATTATGGCATGGTGCTTTTGGGGAGAATTGTACAGGCAGCAGGAGCTGCAGTTGTTCCGGCGACGTCTTCGATTATTCCAGTGCGTTATTTTCCGCCAGAAAGTAGGGGGCGAGCTCTGGGAATCTCGATGACCGGGATGGCGATCGGCAGCGCATTAGGTCCCGTTCTTTCCTCTTTGCTGGTCAGTCTGCTTGATTGGAGATGGCTGTTCTGTATGCCGTTGTTCACGCTTTTTGCCGTACCTTATTTCCGCAAGTATTTGCAGGAGGAGGAGCGGGAAGCCGTCAAAATGGACTGGATCGGCGGTGGGCTTCTCGCCATAACGATTGCGTTGCTTCTGCTGGCTATTACGAATCAGAGCTTGCTGCTCGCAGTGGGGTGCATCCTCTCATTCCTTCTGTTCTTGGTAAGAATTCGGACGACCGCAGAACCTTTTATTCGCCCTAGCTTATTCCGGAGCAAACGCTATTCGCTCGGGCTGGTCATTGCCTTTTTGATGATAGGGAGTGGCTATTCGTTCGCTTTCCTTAGTCCACAATTGTTGGCCAATGTGAATCATCTGGCACCGGGGCTCATTGGCTTTGTCATGGTACCAGGAGCAATTGTGACCGCGTTCTTGGGGAAAAAGGCCGGGATTCTTGCAGATAAGAAAGGGAATTCGTATTTATTTTACACAGCGTCTGCGCTACTTTTGAGCAGCTTTATCCTCTTCTCTTCCTTTGCGGGAGTATCCCCGTTCCTCATTGCGGTTTTTCTGATTTTTGGCAATGTCGGACTGTCGTTTATGATGATTTCGATGTCAAACGCAATCTCGCAGTCGTTACCAAAGGAACAGATTGGCGTCGGTATGGGACTGCTGGCGATGCTGAACTTTATTGCAGGTGCACTTGCAGCTACCTTGTACGGCAAGTCGATTGATGGAGGAGCTGCTGTGAGCTGGAATCTGCTCAATAGCTATCCAGGAGCGTCCGTCTATAGCAATATTTACTCCGCTTTAGTGCTCGTGATACTGGGTCTCGCTTGTCTTTATTACAGAC
- a CDS encoding LysR family transcriptional regulator — translation MELLQLHYFRTVAKWQHMTKAAQELRIAQPALSKTIARLEEDVGVPLFDRERGRIRLNTFGKAYLERVDKALNLLEEGQKVVSDLAGMEHGRIHLATSTLDLLSEPLGKFLALHPDVHFQITQATIEEMATLLESGEVDICFTHLPIKLPDILTTPVLKEDIHVAVPRTHHLAKQTSIRLSELADESFIGYREDFPIQMLYDQFFQKAGITPKFACRVDDPGSIQKLVRAGLGIALYGCINREEDPHLVMIPIEHPICQRHFQMIRHEKRYLSLAARKFCDFIVQYFALVS, via the coding sequence ATGGAATTGTTGCAATTGCACTATTTCCGCACAGTTGCCAAGTGGCAGCATATGACGAAAGCCGCCCAAGAGCTGCGGATTGCTCAGCCTGCTCTCAGCAAGACCATTGCTCGGCTGGAAGAGGATGTCGGGGTTCCGTTATTTGACCGCGAGCGAGGACGTATCCGGTTGAATACATTTGGGAAGGCGTATCTGGAGCGTGTAGACAAAGCACTGAACTTGTTGGAGGAAGGTCAAAAAGTCGTATCGGATCTGGCCGGAATGGAGCATGGTCGGATTCATCTGGCAACGTCGACCCTGGATCTGTTATCAGAACCGTTGGGCAAGTTTCTCGCACTCCATCCTGATGTACATTTCCAGATCACACAAGCCACCATTGAAGAAATGGCAACCCTCTTGGAGTCAGGGGAAGTGGATATTTGCTTCACGCATTTGCCGATCAAGCTGCCGGATATTTTGACCACGCCCGTATTGAAAGAAGATATTCATGTAGCTGTCCCCCGCACACATCACTTAGCCAAGCAAACCAGTATTCGACTAAGCGAGCTGGCTGATGAGTCATTTATCGGCTACAGGGAGGACTTTCCCATCCAAATGCTGTACGATCAGTTCTTTCAAAAAGCAGGGATTACCCCCAAATTCGCTTGTCGGGTAGATGATCCCGGCTCTATCCAAAAGCTGGTCCGCGCAGGCCTCGGCATTGCCCTCTATGGCTGTATCAATCGAGAGGAAGACCCTCACCTTGTCATGATTCCGATCGAGCACCCGATCTGCCAGCGACATTTTCAAATGATTCGGCACGAAAAAAGATATCTCTCCCTGGCAGCACGCAAGTTCTGTGATTTTATCGTCCAGTATTTTGCTCTCGTCTCTTGA
- a CDS encoding YneF family protein: MAWYNWVIPIVTLLIGLAGGFYGGTYLLKKQMSNMQMDEKQLQAMARSMGMNLNQKQLKQMSRTMKNMKMPNKFGK; the protein is encoded by the coding sequence ATGGCTTGGTACAACTGGGTAATTCCAATTGTCACATTGTTAATCGGTCTCGCTGGTGGATTTTATGGAGGGACTTATTTATTGAAAAAACAAATGTCCAACATGCAAATGGACGAAAAGCAGCTTCAAGCCATGGCCCGTTCAATGGGGATGAATCTTAACCAAAAGCAGCTCAAACAAATGAGCCGTACGATGAAAAACATGAAAATGCCAAATAAATTCGGGAAGTAG
- a CDS encoding N-acetylmuramoyl-L-alanine amidase family protein, translating into MAPIVILDAGHGGSDPGGGNNTQFTEKDMNLQISLYQYNRFLALNIPVAITRTTDVTLTSEARTTLVRNSGARYCISNHINSGGGRGSEVIYSIYGSPTFPQLIQDALAAEGMPNRRIFTRTLPDNPRLDYYFMHRETGSVETVIVEYGFADNALDANKLQQDWRDLAEGVVRAFCTYAKLPYQPPTTPTSTPKPTAAPTLAPTTSPGNGGGNVPDWKQEAVNWLYDQGFLTDEQWRQQPDQPLPLWAHAVILKRLFEKLKM; encoded by the coding sequence ATGGCTCCAATTGTGATTCTGGACGCTGGACACGGTGGCAGCGATCCAGGGGGAGGAAACAACACGCAATTCACCGAGAAAGATATGAATTTGCAAATATCGCTCTACCAATATAATCGCTTTTTGGCACTAAATATTCCTGTCGCTATCACACGGACAACCGATGTGACTCTGACAAGTGAGGCTCGGACTACTCTGGTTCGAAACAGCGGTGCTCGCTATTGTATATCGAACCATATTAACTCAGGCGGCGGCCGAGGCTCCGAGGTCATTTACTCGATTTATGGCTCCCCAACCTTTCCCCAATTGATCCAGGATGCCCTGGCAGCGGAAGGGATGCCGAATCGACGCATTTTTACTCGGACACTGCCAGATAATCCACGACTCGATTACTACTTTATGCACCGGGAAACTGGCAGCGTGGAGACGGTTATCGTCGAGTATGGCTTTGCCGACAATGCTTTGGACGCAAATAAACTACAGCAGGATTGGCGAGATCTCGCAGAAGGCGTAGTCCGGGCATTTTGCACGTATGCTAAACTTCCCTACCAGCCCCCCACGACTCCTACTTCGACTCCAAAACCTACTGCAGCACCGACCCTTGCTCCTACCACTTCTCCTGGAAACGGCGGAGGGAATGTGCCTGATTGGAAGCAAGAAGCCGTCAATTGGCTGTATGATCAAGGCTTTTTAACAGACGAACAATGGCGTCAGCAGCCTGACCAACCTCTGCCGCTCTGGGCACATGCTGTCATCCTGAAGCGTTTATTCGAAAAGCTCAAAATGTAA
- a CDS encoding metallophosphoesterase, with protein sequence MRHKPQTRSKVLSADNGVDIVGDVHGCYDEFIELLKRLGYEQTPDGTYRHPHGRKLLSLGDITSRGPYSIKMLQFFHHHVTAGLAEMVDSNHGWKVARWLDGRPVTLAHGDEKVEEEIRLYQQEYGPKKASLLREQSRRLLFSSPSHMIIKRNEKIVAVAVHAGIRDDYIGMDSPAVYTFCRYGDVAGTGPDGRPIRREWAKERKVTSPIIVWGHDPHPEPKRKNGTINIDQGCVFGGMLTAYRYPEDELVSVPAKRNYSGLTDTPLTRFKAND encoded by the coding sequence ATGAGGCACAAACCTCAAACACGCTCCAAGGTGCTTTCGGCTGACAATGGTGTGGATATTGTTGGCGATGTTCACGGCTGTTACGACGAATTTATAGAATTGCTCAAACGCTTGGGATATGAACAAACCCCAGACGGTACATATCGCCATCCCCACGGCCGAAAGCTCCTTTCCCTCGGTGATATCACGAGTCGTGGACCTTACTCAATCAAAATGCTGCAATTTTTTCACCATCATGTCACGGCTGGCCTGGCTGAGATGGTGGATAGTAACCACGGGTGGAAAGTAGCCCGCTGGTTGGATGGCAGACCAGTGACATTGGCTCACGGAGATGAAAAGGTAGAAGAGGAGATTCGGCTGTATCAGCAAGAATACGGACCGAAGAAGGCCTCCTTGCTGCGTGAGCAGAGCCGTAGATTGCTATTTTCTTCTCCTTCGCACATGATCATCAAACGGAATGAAAAAATAGTAGCGGTCGCCGTTCATGCGGGGATTCGCGATGATTACATAGGGATGGATTCGCCTGCGGTCTACACGTTTTGCCGATATGGCGATGTGGCGGGGACGGGACCGGATGGGCGCCCGATCCGCAGAGAATGGGCAAAAGAACGAAAAGTGACTTCGCCCATAATCGTTTGGGGACATGATCCGCATCCAGAACCAAAAAGAAAAAATGGCACCATCAACATCGACCAAGGATGTGTGTTCGGCGGAATGCTAACCGCCTACCGCTACCCAGAGGACGAATTAGTGAGTGTGCCAGCAAAAAGAAACTACTCGGGTTTAACGGATACGCCGCTGACCCGTTTTAAGGCAAACGATTAG
- a CDS encoding response regulator, with protein sequence MIRVLLVDDHEMVRMGLAAYLSTEDDIEVVAEAGSGEEGVRMTQELRPDVVLMDLVMEGIGGVEATRRIRESCPSSKVIVLTSFIDDEKVYPVIEAGAFSYLLKTSRAAEIAKAIRSAAAGEPVLESRVAGKIMARFRHGQESHPHEQLTPRELEVLKLIGQGKSNQEIADELIIGIKTVKTHVSNILAKLNVEDRTQAAIYVHTHSLG encoded by the coding sequence GTGATTCGGGTACTACTGGTAGATGATCACGAAATGGTTCGGATGGGTCTGGCTGCTTATTTGTCTACAGAGGACGATATTGAAGTCGTAGCAGAGGCAGGCAGTGGAGAAGAAGGGGTGCGAATGACGCAAGAGCTGCGCCCAGATGTCGTTCTGATGGATTTAGTTATGGAGGGCATCGGCGGTGTGGAAGCGACTAGGCGTATTCGTGAAAGCTGTCCATCCAGTAAGGTTATTGTCTTGACCAGCTTTATTGATGACGAAAAGGTATATCCGGTCATTGAAGCGGGGGCATTCAGCTATTTGCTGAAAACTTCGCGTGCAGCCGAGATTGCAAAGGCAATACGCTCTGCTGCGGCGGGAGAACCAGTTCTGGAATCGAGGGTAGCAGGAAAAATCATGGCCCGTTTCCGTCACGGTCAAGAGTCCCATCCCCATGAGCAACTGACGCCGCGCGAGTTGGAGGTTTTGAAGCTGATCGGCCAGGGCAAGTCCAACCAGGAGATTGCTGATGAGCTGATTATCGGGATCAAAACAGTCAAGACACATGTCAGTAACATTCTTGCCAAGCTGAACGTGGAGGATCGCACGCAAGCGGCCATTTACGTGCATACGCATAGCTTAGGCTAA
- a CDS encoding HAMP domain-containing sensor histidine kinase, whose translation MRRQRLASIQWQYVRYGMLLAVSAVTAAFICFFWLYFLWKDHPGIHRWYNELISDRNLVWWLEEYIGINLPADPEGLIQLAAFVVSLPAGVLVALIISYIIGNLLKKRLSVLWEAAMKLGRGMLSYRVPELGVDEVGELGWQINRLASQWEEQVASLQRLSNHNAALAEQLKHAAVTEERQRLARELHDAVSQQLFAIAMTTAAMKRLVEKNPQRAAQQIELVEEMAAAAQAEMRALLLHLRPATLQNKSLKEAILELLDELTRKNTMQLTWEIEDVEGLPSGIEDHLFRILQESLSNTLRHARATQITVKLFTLQEQVRLRVTDDGVGFDPDGEKMTSYGLRSMQERVAEVGGSMEIYSAIGKGTQIEVRIPLMSQTEREG comes from the coding sequence ATGCGTCGACAGCGATTGGCAAGTATTCAGTGGCAATACGTGCGCTATGGCATGTTACTGGCCGTCAGTGCAGTTACTGCCGCGTTTATTTGTTTCTTTTGGCTATACTTTTTATGGAAAGATCACCCCGGGATTCATCGGTGGTACAACGAACTGATCAGCGACCGCAACCTCGTGTGGTGGCTTGAAGAATATATAGGCATCAATCTGCCTGCCGATCCAGAGGGCTTGATTCAGCTTGCTGCTTTTGTTGTTTCTTTACCTGCAGGTGTATTAGTGGCATTGATCATTTCCTATATCATCGGCAATTTGTTGAAAAAGAGACTCAGTGTACTGTGGGAAGCTGCCATGAAGCTTGGGCGGGGAATGCTGTCGTATCGGGTTCCCGAATTGGGCGTCGATGAAGTTGGCGAATTAGGATGGCAGATCAATCGCTTGGCTTCGCAATGGGAAGAGCAAGTGGCATCCTTGCAGCGGCTGTCGAACCACAATGCGGCTCTCGCAGAACAATTGAAGCATGCAGCGGTAACAGAGGAGCGGCAGAGATTGGCGAGAGAACTGCATGACGCAGTCAGCCAGCAGCTGTTCGCTATCGCCATGACGACAGCGGCCATGAAGCGGCTTGTAGAAAAAAATCCTCAACGTGCAGCCCAACAGATTGAATTGGTCGAAGAGATGGCAGCTGCTGCACAAGCGGAGATGAGGGCATTGCTCTTGCATCTTCGCCCGGCAACGTTACAAAACAAGTCATTGAAGGAAGCCATTCTGGAACTTTTAGATGAGCTGACGCGTAAAAATACCATGCAGCTGACTTGGGAGATCGAAGACGTCGAAGGCTTGCCGAGTGGAATCGAGGATCATTTGTTCCGCATTTTGCAGGAGTCCTTGTCCAATACATTGCGGCATGCCAGAGCCACGCAGATCACAGTGAAGCTGTTTACGCTGCAAGAGCAGGTTCGCCTGCGAGTAACGGATGACGGTGTTGGTTTTGATCCGGATGGGGAGAAAATGACGTCCTACGGTTTGCGCAGCATGCAAGAGCGCGTAGCAGAGGTCGGAGGCTCCATGGAGATTTATTCGGCGATTGGGAAGGGGACGCAAATTGAGGTGCGTATTCCTCTAATGTCACAGACGGAACGGGAAGGGTGA
- the liaF gene encoding cell wall-active antibiotics response protein LiaF, with the protein MKLSRLHKMVAGILIIFTGIGLLLDSLGIISFGLFDLWPMVLIYFGLRLWGQKNRIGGGILFSLGTIIMMDMWFGVGIDDLFQFAVPIVFIYFGFQLIRGKNSKRDQRVNQPLGDRGTPSAAETIVTSEASVPSDVKVSTEERPWLDSWHNWKHVGGKIPHHERMTSSPDDTLPKDSRSSLIGDYHLTSGRFELNHLHVWHGIGDVVIDLSRAVLMRDEALLVVEGWVGDVTIYVPVDLPVSVTAGLSIGDLEVLSHRQGGINRSVKIRSDQYDEALQKVNLHISLLVGDIKVKYI; encoded by the coding sequence GTGAAACTGTCCCGTTTGCACAAAATGGTGGCTGGTATCCTGATTATTTTTACAGGAATCGGCCTTTTGTTAGATAGTTTGGGTATCATTTCGTTCGGTCTGTTTGATCTGTGGCCGATGGTGCTTATTTATTTCGGCCTTCGTTTGTGGGGGCAGAAAAATCGGATTGGCGGAGGGATTCTATTCTCCCTGGGGACCATCATCATGATGGACATGTGGTTTGGTGTCGGGATTGATGATTTATTCCAGTTTGCTGTGCCAATCGTGTTTATTTATTTCGGGTTTCAGTTGATTCGGGGCAAGAACAGCAAACGAGATCAACGTGTCAATCAACCATTGGGCGATAGGGGGACCCCATCTGCTGCGGAGACGATTGTGACAAGTGAGGCGAGTGTTCCGAGTGACGTGAAGGTTTCAACAGAGGAACGCCCTTGGCTAGACAGCTGGCACAACTGGAAGCATGTTGGTGGCAAAATTCCTCATCACGAAAGAATGACTTCATCACCTGATGACACGTTGCCAAAAGATTCCCGCAGTTCTCTGATTGGAGATTATCACCTGACCTCGGGGCGTTTTGAACTGAATCACTTGCATGTCTGGCATGGAATCGGGGACGTTGTGATTGATCTTTCCCGGGCAGTGTTGATGCGGGATGAGGCGCTTCTTGTCGTAGAGGGCTGGGTAGGCGATGTGACGATTTATGTGCCTGTCGATCTTCCTGTATCGGTAACGGCAGGGTTGAGTATTGGAGACCTGGAGGTGCTAAGCCACCGTCAGGGAGGTATCAATCGCAGTGTTAAGATCCGTTCTGATCAGTATGATGAAGCATTGCAAAAAGTAAACTTGCATATCTCGCTGCTTGTCGGCGATATAAAAGTCAAGTACATCTAG
- a CDS encoding class I SAM-dependent methyltransferase: MQDFLVFLRRFIAEPGRVGSIIPSSRFLCEQMLKSVDWASTDVILELGPGTGAFTQTIYQRLRPGTQYVLVERDSHFRSMLQSRFPDLPIREEATKLRSYLEEQNLEGADVIVSGLPFANFPQEQRAAILDEVQSVLKPGGLFITFQYSLQLQAELQGRFPWVKIDFTLLNIPPAFIYTCRNGQSENDQHGA; encoded by the coding sequence TTGCAGGACTTCTTGGTCTTTTTGCGACGGTTTATCGCTGAGCCTGGACGCGTCGGTAGTATAATCCCCAGCTCTCGTTTTTTATGTGAGCAAATGTTGAAAAGCGTCGATTGGGCTTCAACCGATGTGATCCTGGAGCTGGGACCTGGTACAGGGGCATTTACCCAAACGATCTATCAGCGCTTGCGTCCCGGCACACAGTACGTGCTTGTGGAACGAGATTCCCATTTTCGCTCTATGCTTCAATCACGTTTTCCCGATCTTCCTATCAGGGAGGAAGCGACTAAACTTAGGTCTTACTTGGAGGAGCAGAACCTTGAAGGTGCAGATGTCATTGTCTCAGGTCTGCCATTCGCCAATTTTCCACAAGAGCAGCGGGCAGCAATTCTGGACGAAGTTCAATCTGTACTGAAGCCAGGTGGCCTATTTATTACATTCCAATATTCGCTACAACTCCAAGCTGAGTTGCAGGGTCGTTTTCCCTGGGTCAAGATCGACTTTACCCTGTTGAACATTCCGCCTGCATTCATCTATACATGTCGTAATGGTCAAAGTGAAAACGATCAGCATGGGGCGTGA
- a CDS encoding PspA/IM30 family protein, with protein sequence MSIFKRLRDLTVASVNDALDSMEDPVVMLNQYMRDMEVEIGQVEVAVARQVALEKKFRQQLDEANALIEKRDRQVKLALTEGEDELARRALADKKQYEGRAAEYEALYLSASEAATQMREKLAELKEEFYKMRAKRFTLMARAQVARTQKQVNQAVVGIGNQSAGRGFARMEEKVMRMEAEAQMSGQWRQTNRAWENALSDLEKDDLDAELASIKASIKEAKTPVAKPVQS encoded by the coding sequence ATGAGTATCTTTAAACGTTTGCGTGACCTGACAGTAGCTTCGGTGAATGATGCATTGGATTCAATGGAAGATCCGGTAGTGATGCTGAATCAATATATGCGTGACATGGAAGTAGAAATCGGACAAGTTGAAGTAGCGGTTGCCCGTCAGGTTGCACTGGAAAAGAAATTCCGTCAGCAATTGGACGAAGCCAATGCTCTGATCGAAAAACGCGATCGACAAGTCAAGCTCGCCTTGACTGAGGGAGAAGACGAGTTGGCTCGTCGAGCACTCGCTGACAAGAAGCAGTACGAGGGACGTGCAGCGGAATACGAAGCTCTCTACCTGTCGGCATCCGAGGCAGCTACGCAAATGCGCGAGAAGCTGGCTGAGCTGAAGGAAGAGTTCTATAAAATGCGTGCGAAAAGGTTCACACTGATGGCCCGTGCACAAGTAGCTCGTACACAAAAGCAAGTCAATCAAGCAGTTGTCGGTATCGGCAATCAGTCCGCAGGCCGTGGCTTCGCCCGCATGGAAGAAAAAGTCATGCGCATGGAAGCAGAAGCGCAAATGAGTGGGCAATGGCGCCAAACGAACCGCGCTTGGGAGAACGCTTTGTCTGATCTGGAAAAGGATGATCTCGATGCAGAACTTGCCAGCATCAAAGCATCCATTAAAGAAGCAAAAACACCAGTAGCCAAACCAGTACAATCCTAA
- a CDS encoding LiaF transmembrane domain-containing protein has product MSERSGKVLLGLVLLLVGGLVLLDLVGIDIGDLLGFIIPGVIMIYGAKKIMGQTGSRFWGILVFLFGFLMLIGKLDLLFHALLAIGVIYLGYRLLRPSQEPKQAPPAWEREWAQKVLKEDTLDAWERNVTKRS; this is encoded by the coding sequence ATGAGCGAACGGTCTGGCAAAGTTCTACTCGGGCTGGTTCTGCTGCTAGTCGGTGGGTTGGTTCTTCTAGATCTGGTGGGTATCGATATCGGAGATTTGCTCGGGTTCATCATTCCCGGCGTGATCATGATATACGGTGCCAAAAAGATCATGGGACAAACCGGTTCACGCTTTTGGGGAATCCTAGTCTTCCTATTCGGGTTCCTGATGTTGATTGGCAAGCTTGACCTACTGTTTCACGCGCTTCTGGCTATTGGGGTGATTTATCTGGGATATCGCTTACTGCGTCCCAGCCAAGAACCTAAACAAGCGCCACCTGCTTGGGAGCGTGAATGGGCCCAAAAAGTATTAAAGGAAGATACGCTAGACGCTTGGGAGAGAAACGTAACCAAACGGTCATGA
- a CDS encoding C40 family peptidase, with the protein MRKVVLSLFMAGLLAMGAGAAQAAEENTLSEVVSDLYGTPYKSSGSSKKGFDCSGFTRYVFDALGVDLPHNSASQYELGTEVARKDLQPGDLVFFNTNGRSISHVGIYIGDGTFVHSESGRGVVNTKLNDPYYWSKRYVGAKRLSVPVLAKAETPKKEKAVQAASLPEKPAQK; encoded by the coding sequence TTGCGCAAGGTGGTTTTATCTTTATTTATGGCTGGATTGCTTGCTATGGGGGCAGGCGCTGCACAGGCTGCTGAGGAGAATACTCTGAGTGAAGTAGTCAGCGACTTGTACGGTACCCCTTACAAATCTTCCGGCTCGTCCAAAAAGGGCTTTGACTGCTCCGGTTTCACGCGCTACGTATTTGATGCGTTAGGTGTAGACCTGCCTCACAATTCTGCTTCTCAGTACGAATTAGGTACAGAGGTAGCCAGAAAAGATTTGCAGCCAGGCGATCTCGTGTTCTTCAATACGAACGGTCGCAGCATTTCTCACGTGGGTATCTACATTGGAGACGGCACATTCGTGCACTCGGAATCTGGTCGTGGAGTCGTCAACACCAAGTTGAACGATCCATACTACTGGAGCAAGCGTTATGTAGGCGCCAAGCGTCTCAGCGTTCCTGTTCTAGCGAAAGCAGAAACTCCGAAAAAGGAAAAAGCGGTGCAAGCTGCATCGTTGCCGGAAAAACCAGCTCAAAAATAG
- a CDS encoding response regulator transcription factor: MKDHILIVDDNLEIIELLEDILENEGFTVSSAESGEDALSLLSQGERPNLILLDIMMPNMSGYELCSQIRREWDLPILFLSAKGKAVDKVVGFEIGADDYITKPFDTEELLARIRAHLRRYERIRKHTEEQPEKETASSPITVLKFKDLEIHKETYSVYVCNQKIELSTKEFQLLTFLAENAGIVFTREQIYDRVWGYGYGSLNTVTVHIKNLREKLETERQFIKTQWGTGYVFIGEKL, translated from the coding sequence GTGAAAGATCACATTTTAATTGTCGATGACAATCTGGAGATTATTGAACTGCTAGAAGACATTTTGGAGAACGAGGGCTTCACCGTTTCTTCCGCAGAAAGCGGAGAAGATGCACTCTCGCTGCTCAGCCAAGGAGAGCGGCCCAACCTGATCCTTTTGGATATTATGATGCCCAACATGAGTGGCTACGAGCTCTGCTCTCAAATTCGCCGTGAGTGGGATTTGCCTATACTGTTTCTCAGTGCAAAAGGAAAAGCGGTAGATAAGGTAGTCGGCTTCGAAATCGGCGCAGACGACTACATCACGAAGCCTTTTGATACAGAAGAGCTGCTCGCTCGCATTCGTGCTCACCTGCGTCGCTATGAGCGCATTCGCAAGCATACCGAAGAGCAGCCTGAGAAAGAAACAGCTTCCTCTCCGATTACGGTTTTAAAATTCAAGGACCTGGAAATTCATAAAGAAACGTATTCCGTTTATGTATGCAATCAAAAAATAGAGCTCTCTACAAAAGAATTTCAGCTGCTCACCTTCCTCGCAGAAAACGCGGGCATCGTCTTTACAAGAGAGCAAATCTATGACCGTGTCTGGGGATATGGTTATGGCTCGCTCAATACAGTGACCGTCCATATCAAAAACCTCCGTGAAAAGCTGGAAACAGAGCGTCAGTTCATTAAAACTCAATGGGGGACAGGCTACGTATTTATCGGGGAGAAGCTTTAA